A section of the Gimesia sp. genome encodes:
- a CDS encoding DUF6798 domain-containing protein gives MTSESTATKTSPPAILLILLIAGSFAVDSFLRFPIPGTNEPHYLCKAKHYWNPQWCEGDFFLESSNAHRFFYQVVGFFTQWLTLTQTVVIARLTGCLLLAIGWFRLLRVLTPGTWSPLIAAALYLGIAAFGNFSGEWIIGGIESKVFAYGFLFLALANACEQRWNRAGVYLGLTICWHPIVGVWGLLCALFALLCYAVVQRKSLNRTSLELTISQAIPAIGWLILCSLPGLIPALSLLQGGTPREEFSANFIQVFYRLKHHLDPMDFDTFSYLLYGLLLVVWLILRRKESSDFQLRFFQYFIAGTLGLACVGLLLGAGPRPATDMPYYAFRMSLLKFYPFRLFDSLLPLAVTVTVINVIYQRCFAPTENAAGSQQRSSRLAVVTVSLLSLVLFGGVFYSAWAKPPVHKMTAQQRSDWLDACRWIEENTPESALFLTPIHQSDFKWYAQRPEYVTYKDCPQDAPGIVEWNRRLKYLRKWGQDYYNEGFDDEALQVLKRETGITHLLVKRLGPFKTIEPVYQNPTYKIYQLP, from the coding sequence GTGACCTCTGAATCCACAGCGACTAAAACATCACCTCCAGCCATCCTGCTCATCCTGTTGATTGCCGGTTCCTTCGCCGTCGATTCCTTTCTCCGGTTTCCGATCCCCGGCACTAATGAGCCGCATTACCTCTGCAAGGCGAAACATTACTGGAATCCCCAATGGTGCGAAGGAGATTTCTTTCTCGAATCATCCAACGCGCACCGGTTCTTTTATCAGGTTGTGGGATTTTTCACGCAGTGGCTCACACTGACACAGACAGTCGTCATTGCACGACTGACGGGTTGTCTGCTCCTGGCGATCGGCTGGTTTCGGCTGCTGCGGGTGTTGACTCCAGGAACCTGGTCTCCCCTGATCGCCGCTGCGCTCTATCTTGGCATCGCCGCCTTCGGCAACTTTTCAGGGGAATGGATTATTGGCGGTATCGAATCCAAGGTATTCGCTTATGGCTTTCTGTTTTTAGCTCTGGCCAATGCCTGTGAACAACGTTGGAATCGTGCCGGAGTTTATCTGGGACTGACGATCTGCTGGCATCCCATTGTGGGAGTCTGGGGGCTGCTTTGTGCTCTCTTTGCGTTATTATGCTACGCGGTCGTACAGCGAAAGTCACTCAATCGAACCTCGCTGGAGCTGACCATCAGTCAGGCCATTCCGGCCATCGGCTGGCTCATTCTATGTTCTCTGCCGGGCTTGATCCCTGCATTGAGTCTGCTCCAGGGAGGAACTCCCCGGGAAGAATTTTCGGCGAACTTCATCCAGGTCTTTTACCGGCTCAAACACCACCTGGATCCCATGGATTTCGACACCTTCAGTTATCTTCTGTATGGATTGCTGCTCGTGGTCTGGCTGATATTACGTCGAAAGGAAAGCTCAGACTTTCAGTTGCGTTTCTTCCAGTATTTTATCGCGGGGACTCTCGGTCTGGCCTGTGTTGGACTTCTACTGGGAGCAGGACCACGCCCAGCGACTGACATGCCTTATTACGCTTTCCGAATGTCGCTATTGAAGTTCTATCCCTTTCGCCTGTTTGATTCACTGCTGCCCCTGGCGGTGACGGTTACAGTTATTAATGTGATCTACCAGCGTTGTTTCGCTCCCACTGAGAATGCTGCTGGAAGTCAACAGCGAAGTTCCCGACTTGCTGTCGTGACAGTCAGCCTGCTGAGCCTGGTTCTGTTTGGAGGAGTTTTCTATTCCGCATGGGCCAAACCCCCGGTCCACAAGATGACGGCGCAACAACGTTCAGACTGGCTGGATGCCTGCCGCTGGATCGAAGAAAATACCCCCGAATCAGCTCTGTTTCTGACTCCAATCCACCAGTCTGATTTTAAGTGGTACGCGCAACGCCCCGAATATGTAACCTATAAAGACTGTCCCCAGGACGCGCCAGGCATCGTGGAATGGAATCGAAGGCTGAAATACCTTCGAAAATGGGGACAGGATTACTATAATGAAGGCTTTGACGATGAAGCCCTCCAGGTGCTGAAACGGGAAACCGGAATCACACATTTGCTGGTGAAACGCCTGGGCCCATTTAAAACCATCGAACCTGTTTATCAGAACCCAACCTATAAGATCTACCAACTTCCCTGA
- the murA gene encoding UDP-N-acetylglucosamine 1-carboxyvinyltransferase — protein MDMFIVRGGERLSGSVTVSGAKNSALPLMAAALACEGETTLSSIPNLVDVTTQSRVLGSLGMDVQRDESGLLHLKTVDESACIADYDLVRRMRASVCVLGPLLAKRRMACVSLPGGCNIGDRPIDLHLKGLAALGAQIRVDRGYVIARADRLRGANIFLGGAFGSTVTGTCNVMIAATLAEGTTTIESAACEPEVVDVGNFLNAAGARIEGLGTPFLKIEGVERLQAVEHEVIPDRIEAATLMIAAAMTGGDVQLNEVRPDHITAVMEKLREIGVTIQLEYPQQPERRQSVWVKVTQPLKSVDCIALPYPGIPTDVQAQLMSLLACVPGISIVTDKVFPDRFMHASELARMGAKIRRESASAILNGVSRLSGACVMASDLRASAALVLAGLAAEGETVIRRIYHLDRGYECLEEKLIALGANVQRVKDEPENMPESLKLTDGEERPTYSELLDALTGPHWNLNSSEKPTPSAEG, from the coding sequence ATGGATATGTTTATCGTTCGCGGAGGCGAACGGCTTTCCGGCAGTGTTACAGTCAGCGGTGCGAAAAACTCAGCATTGCCATTAATGGCGGCTGCACTGGCCTGCGAGGGGGAAACGACTTTAAGCTCTATTCCCAATCTGGTTGATGTGACGACACAGTCCCGGGTATTAGGCTCTCTGGGGATGGACGTGCAGCGTGATGAGTCCGGTCTGCTGCATCTGAAGACCGTCGATGAAAGTGCCTGCATTGCCGACTATGATCTGGTCCGGCGTATGCGGGCCAGTGTCTGCGTACTCGGCCCTTTACTCGCGAAACGGCGGATGGCCTGTGTCTCTCTGCCGGGAGGCTGTAACATCGGTGATCGCCCGATTGACTTGCATCTCAAAGGGCTGGCTGCTCTGGGAGCACAAATTCGTGTCGATCGCGGATACGTGATCGCCCGTGCCGACCGCTTACGCGGCGCGAATATCTTTCTGGGGGGAGCATTCGGGAGCACCGTTACCGGTACCTGTAACGTGATGATCGCCGCTACCCTGGCTGAGGGAACGACAACCATTGAGTCGGCTGCCTGTGAGCCGGAAGTTGTCGATGTGGGTAACTTCCTCAATGCTGCCGGGGCGCGTATCGAGGGGTTGGGTACTCCCTTCCTGAAGATCGAGGGAGTGGAGCGTCTGCAGGCAGTCGAGCACGAAGTCATACCGGACCGTATTGAAGCTGCCACGCTGATGATTGCAGCTGCGATGACCGGCGGTGATGTGCAGTTAAACGAAGTTCGCCCGGATCATATTACCGCAGTCATGGAAAAACTGCGTGAAATTGGAGTGACGATTCAACTGGAGTACCCCCAGCAGCCGGAACGCAGACAGTCCGTCTGGGTGAAGGTTACTCAACCCCTGAAATCGGTGGATTGTATCGCCTTGCCCTACCCGGGAATTCCCACGGACGTCCAGGCACAGCTGATGTCACTTTTGGCCTGTGTGCCGGGGATCAGTATTGTGACTGATAAAGTTTTTCCCGATCGTTTTATGCATGCTTCGGAGCTGGCCCGCATGGGAGCGAAAATCCGACGGGAGTCGGCCAGTGCGATTCTGAATGGTGTTTCCCGTCTGAGTGGTGCCTGTGTGATGGCATCCGATTTAAGAGCGAGTGCGGCCCTGGTCCTGGCAGGACTGGCGGCTGAAGGCGAGACAGTCATTCGCCGGATTTATCATCTCGATCGGGGCTATGAATGCCTCGAAGAGAAGCTGATAGCACTGGGCGCGAACGTACAACGGGTTAAAGACGAACCCGAAAACATGCCCGAGAGCCTGAAACTGACCGACGGGGAAGAACGCCCCACCTATTCCGAGCTGTTAGATGCTCTGACAGGGCCGCACTGGAACCTGAATTCCAGTGAGAAACCGACCCCATCCGCTGAAGGTTGA
- a CDS encoding rhomboid family intramembrane serine protease: MLHSLRSFCSRFPVTAAFIAIAVGLFIAVQGYRINHNSAGQSDFDDALWKLGAVQPLVFVHDHPLIEEKDYPTGGPFDLWAGEWWRILVSGFHHGDLLHLVMNCIAIGFLGHLIEPVMRNWVYALFLVVATFVSLLPEYYWEHYPVGLSGAAFAMFAMLILLRKTDEHIAEVFTDREIHWGLGWLLLCFVLTYLGILNIANAAHVTGFLYGLLAGVVVINHSRWKNLFRFAFVALHLALIPATWLVCHPYWNGKYYWYLARHTEDLGQRITYLQQGVDLSPGEPKIGAELALSLYRTESVPFGSWETILKSLKRNRSYEKGVELARLIWKQFHSEDQKAQARAMVDEIFGDESEAWSDRLQLAQVEMVQTDLAPEPGGKDPAEELLFLKEQGPQTRTLKPQDLTAPPVDPGSPQSAVEGVTL, from the coding sequence ATGTTGCATTCTCTCAGAAGTTTCTGTTCTCGCTTTCCTGTCACTGCAGCCTTTATCGCGATTGCAGTCGGGTTATTCATCGCCGTCCAGGGTTATCGTATCAACCACAATTCGGCTGGTCAGAGTGATTTTGATGACGCGCTCTGGAAACTGGGAGCCGTTCAGCCACTGGTCTTTGTACACGATCATCCGCTGATTGAAGAGAAGGATTATCCAACGGGGGGACCCTTCGATCTTTGGGCGGGAGAATGGTGGCGGATTCTGGTCAGCGGTTTTCATCATGGAGATTTGCTGCATCTGGTGATGAACTGCATTGCGATTGGTTTCCTGGGACATCTGATTGAACCGGTGATGCGTAACTGGGTTTATGCGCTGTTTCTGGTCGTTGCAACGTTCGTTTCCCTGCTGCCTGAGTACTACTGGGAGCACTATCCCGTGGGGTTGTCGGGAGCCGCGTTTGCGATGTTTGCCATGCTGATTCTGTTGCGTAAGACCGACGAGCACATTGCTGAAGTGTTTACCGATCGAGAAATTCACTGGGGCCTGGGCTGGCTCTTGCTCTGCTTTGTACTGACCTATCTGGGGATCCTGAATATCGCGAATGCTGCCCATGTGACCGGGTTCCTGTATGGACTTCTGGCGGGAGTGGTGGTGATCAATCACTCGCGTTGGAAGAACCTGTTCCGGTTTGCCTTTGTCGCGTTACATCTGGCTTTAATCCCGGCGACCTGGCTGGTCTGTCATCCTTACTGGAATGGAAAGTATTACTGGTACCTGGCGCGTCATACCGAGGACCTGGGGCAGCGGATCACCTATTTACAACAAGGGGTCGATCTGTCACCGGGCGAACCAAAAATTGGAGCAGAACTCGCTCTGAGCCTGTATCGTACCGAGTCGGTCCCCTTTGGTTCCTGGGAGACCATTCTCAAGTCTCTCAAACGGAATCGAAGCTATGAGAAAGGTGTAGAGCTGGCGAGGTTGATCTGGAAACAGTTCCATTCCGAAGACCAGAAAGCTCAGGCTCGGGCCATGGTGGACGAGATCTTTGGCGATGAGTCTGAGGCCTGGTCAGATCGTCTGCAACTGGCACAGGTGGAAATGGTACAGACCGATCTCGCTCCCGAGCCTGGTGGTAAAGATCCTGCGGAGGAACTGCTTTTCTTGAAAGAGCAGGGGCCGCAAACCAGAACTCTTAAGCCCCAGGACTTGACCGCGCCACCCGTGGATCCCGGTTCTCCCCAGAGTGCCGTAGAAGGCGTCACCCTTTGA
- a CDS encoding aminotransferase class I/II-fold pyridoxal phosphate-dependent enzyme: MIPAPDKVATRMTEDKELNSARSRIEAAFDPELLSAASQTLAELLTTHARSLTDPDTPVLNWQDPAENLKQALEQLLQAPTEDIVDSDITNRIQNFRLLAQTLLDRGHNLQNPRYIGHQVPASVPLAGLFDAITAVTNQVMAVYEMGPWATAVELALIEMIGTEIGFTPGEFTGLVTHGGSLANLTGLLAARNQSCPEIGTLGPQAQLNAAPVLLVSADAHYSVTRSANILGVGTEHILKIPLDEQRRIQPQDLEELILQCRSEQRRIIAVVACACATPIGAFDPLEQIADLCEKYKVWLHVDAAHGGPTCFSECHRHLTRGLHRADSVVFDAHKMMFIPALSAFLFFKNKAHRFTAFQQQAPYLFDPSAPEIADYDLGLRTIECTKRANSYALWGTWALFGKQLFADLVDVTFETARTFHNLLKEMPDFEAVHDPQCNIVVFRYLPDWLAALPLEQQNMIHFRVRRQIIESGEFYIVHSVLDGQAAFRITVMNPLTKESHLRQLLNSIQTKVEKFRDTIPASVQTDHCEQT, encoded by the coding sequence ATGATTCCAGCGCCTGATAAAGTTGCAACCAGAATGACCGAAGATAAAGAACTCAATTCTGCGCGATCCCGAATTGAAGCTGCCTTTGACCCGGAATTACTCTCCGCTGCCAGCCAGACGTTAGCGGAACTACTGACGACACATGCCCGTTCTCTGACCGACCCGGACACGCCGGTGTTAAACTGGCAGGATCCAGCAGAAAACCTGAAACAGGCCCTGGAGCAATTATTACAGGCGCCGACTGAAGATATTGTCGACTCCGATATTACAAATCGGATTCAGAATTTTCGCCTGCTGGCTCAAACACTGCTGGATCGGGGGCACAACCTGCAAAACCCCCGCTATATTGGTCACCAGGTACCAGCTTCCGTGCCCCTGGCTGGCCTGTTTGATGCAATCACAGCTGTGACGAATCAGGTCATGGCGGTCTATGAAATGGGCCCCTGGGCTACTGCCGTTGAACTGGCCCTGATTGAAATGATTGGTACTGAGATTGGTTTCACACCTGGTGAATTCACCGGTCTGGTAACTCATGGTGGCTCACTGGCCAACCTCACCGGCCTCCTGGCAGCCCGTAATCAGAGTTGTCCGGAAATCGGAACTCTGGGCCCTCAGGCACAGCTGAATGCCGCTCCCGTCCTGCTCGTTTCCGCGGATGCGCATTACAGTGTCACTCGCTCAGCTAATATACTGGGTGTCGGAACTGAACATATTTTGAAGATACCACTTGATGAACAACGCCGAATTCAGCCTCAGGACCTGGAAGAATTGATTCTGCAATGCAGATCAGAACAGCGGAGGATCATCGCCGTGGTAGCCTGTGCCTGTGCGACGCCCATTGGCGCATTCGATCCGCTGGAACAGATCGCTGACCTGTGTGAAAAGTATAAGGTCTGGCTGCACGTCGATGCTGCCCATGGGGGCCCCACCTGTTTTTCAGAGTGTCACCGACACCTGACACGTGGTCTGCACCGGGCCGACAGTGTCGTATTTGACGCTCACAAAATGATGTTCATCCCCGCATTAAGCGCCTTTCTCTTCTTTAAGAACAAAGCGCATCGGTTCACCGCGTTTCAACAGCAGGCCCCTTATTTGTTTGATCCATCTGCCCCTGAAATCGCCGATTATGATCTGGGTTTGCGAACGATTGAGTGCACCAAACGGGCCAACAGCTACGCACTCTGGGGAACCTGGGCCCTGTTCGGAAAGCAGCTCTTTGCCGATCTGGTTGACGTCACCTTCGAAACCGCACGCACGTTTCACAACCTGCTCAAAGAGATGCCGGATTTCGAAGCGGTGCATGATCCGCAGTGTAATATTGTTGTCTTTCGGTATCTGCCTGACTGGCTGGCAGCCCTGCCTCTGGAACAGCAGAATATGATTCACTTCCGAGTGCGACGCCAGATCATCGAATCCGGGGAATTCTACATTGTTCATTCCGTACTGGATGGTCAGGCAGCGTTTCGAATTACAGTGATGAATCCTCTCACGAAAGAATCGCACCTCAGACAACTGCTGAACTCGATTCAAACAAAAGTCGAAAAGTTCAGGGACACCATTCCTGCTTCTGTCCAGACCGATCATTGTGAACAGACTTGA
- a CDS encoding PQQ-binding-like beta-propeller repeat protein translates to MHTQDPAVLHRSWKMTLCSTVLLFVLSPALSTGLKPFDSTLQAQPPSVKTGDWPYFLGPEETGISAETGLIDDFPRQGPPLLWEKKIGTGYSAPSVLGNRLVIHHRPDDDGPGKEVIECVDADSGEPLWKYEYPSDFRDPYGYNNGPRCSPLLTSKYCYTFGAQGKLYCLTLDKGKEVWHRDCLKDFDVPPGFFGVGATPILEGDKLIVMVGGKPNSGMVAFDPETGKTLWQNVGKDVWDGTSTGWERLPVYKWRGNEKLSSYSSPIAATIHGKRHLLCLMRQGLVSLNPDDGSVNFKYWFRSLLRDSVNAARPVVVDDKIFLSAAYQVGSALLEVNPNGKSYKELWRDPTNMMTHWSTSIFHDGYFYGFSGRHERGATMRCVKLSDGKVMWETDGTSPVADKVKPNQITGKFQWIDTGKPAPWPFYGRGSAILADNKFIVLGERGTLAIVKVDPEKFSEVCRTSFPQITYPAWAAPVLAHKKLYLRSESHLICLDFAKK, encoded by the coding sequence ATGCACACACAAGATCCCGCTGTCCTACACCGCTCCTGGAAAATGACACTGTGCTCAACCGTCCTGTTGTTCGTCCTGTCTCCCGCTCTCAGCACCGGTCTAAAACCATTTGACTCGACGCTGCAAGCCCAGCCTCCGTCGGTCAAAACGGGAGACTGGCCCTATTTTCTTGGACCAGAGGAAACAGGCATCTCGGCGGAAACCGGTCTGATCGACGACTTCCCCCGACAAGGACCTCCCCTGCTCTGGGAGAAAAAAATCGGAACGGGTTACAGTGCACCTTCGGTTCTGGGAAATCGACTCGTGATTCATCATCGGCCAGACGATGATGGGCCCGGCAAGGAAGTCATCGAATGCGTCGATGCCGATTCAGGAGAGCCGCTCTGGAAGTACGAGTACCCCTCTGACTTCCGTGATCCATATGGTTACAATAACGGCCCTCGCTGCTCTCCCCTGTTGACATCGAAGTACTGCTACACCTTTGGGGCACAAGGCAAACTTTATTGCCTGACGCTCGATAAGGGCAAAGAAGTCTGGCATCGTGACTGCCTGAAAGATTTCGACGTACCTCCCGGCTTCTTCGGTGTTGGTGCCACCCCCATTCTGGAAGGTGATAAACTGATTGTAATGGTTGGTGGCAAACCGAATTCCGGAATGGTCGCCTTCGATCCTGAAACGGGAAAAACACTCTGGCAGAACGTCGGCAAGGATGTGTGGGATGGAACTTCCACCGGCTGGGAACGACTTCCCGTATATAAGTGGCGGGGAAATGAAAAGCTTTCCAGCTACTCCTCACCAATTGCAGCGACGATTCACGGCAAGCGACACCTGCTGTGTCTGATGCGTCAGGGGCTGGTCTCGCTCAACCCTGACGATGGCTCCGTCAATTTCAAATACTGGTTCCGTTCGCTGCTGCGAGACTCTGTGAATGCTGCCCGGCCCGTGGTCGTTGATGACAAGATCTTTTTGTCAGCAGCCTACCAGGTGGGATCGGCGCTGCTCGAAGTGAACCCGAATGGGAAGAGCTACAAAGAACTATGGCGTGATCCCACCAACATGATGACGCACTGGTCGACCAGTATTTTTCATGATGGATATTTCTACGGCTTCAGTGGTCGTCACGAACGCGGGGCAACCATGCGGTGTGTGAAGCTCTCAGACGGAAAAGTCATGTGGGAAACCGATGGGACCTCACCGGTCGCAGATAAGGTCAAACCGAATCAGATCACCGGAAAATTTCAATGGATCGATACCGGTAAGCCGGCCCCCTGGCCTTTTTACGGACGTGGCTCAGCAATCCTGGCGGATAACAAATTTATTGTGCTGGGAGAACGCGGCACTCTGGCCATCGTAAAGGTAGACCCGGAGAAATTCAGTGAAGTCTGCCGGACCTCGTTCCCTCAGATCACATACCCTGCATGGGCAGCACCGGTGCTGGCTCACAAGAAACTTTACCTGAGAAGTGAATCACACCTGATCTGTCTGGACTTTGCGAAAAAGTAA
- a CDS encoding FtsW/RodA/SpoVE family cell cycle protein: MNLKNMHYSGLNRIPWSLLCCILILMGCGLAGIARGDELAGQGHYFQKQCVWILISLAALTGTILFPYRNLRSISYPLFLMTLILLIAVFFIPAVNGSRRWIPLGFFKFQPSELAKITYILALAHYLMYRKNYRRIPGLIVPFILTCVPVILILREPDLGTSLLFFPILFAMLFSAGARPRHLITIVFLGICMLPLLWLQMNPEQKSRIVALFTQRDGGEMPRGDGYHLYQSKQMLALGGVWGSEIAGMPVDDPAAYHLPAGRTDFIFCLVGERFGIMGCLFALAVFSFLFIRGLQIATATREPFGRLVAVGIVTLLASQTIINTGMTVGLMPITGMTLPLMSYGGTSMLSTCLALGLLINICMRPGYEIHAEPFRF, from the coding sequence TTGAACCTGAAGAACATGCATTACTCCGGCTTAAATCGCATTCCCTGGTCCCTGCTCTGCTGCATCCTGATTCTGATGGGTTGTGGTCTGGCAGGAATTGCGCGCGGCGACGAACTGGCCGGACAGGGACATTATTTCCAGAAACAGTGTGTCTGGATCCTGATCTCACTTGCGGCACTGACCGGCACAATCCTGTTTCCCTACCGCAATCTGCGGAGCATCAGCTATCCCCTGTTTCTAATGACGCTGATCCTGCTGATTGCCGTCTTTTTTATTCCCGCTGTGAACGGTTCCCGACGCTGGATTCCGCTCGGTTTCTTTAAATTCCAACCTTCGGAACTGGCGAAGATCACGTACATCCTGGCTCTGGCTCATTATCTGATGTACCGCAAGAATTACCGACGGATCCCGGGTTTAATTGTCCCATTCATTCTGACATGTGTCCCCGTTATTCTGATTCTACGTGAACCAGACCTGGGGACCTCGCTGCTGTTCTTCCCGATCCTGTTCGCCATGCTGTTTTCCGCAGGAGCCCGCCCACGGCATCTGATCACCATCGTGTTCCTGGGAATCTGCATGCTGCCACTCCTCTGGCTCCAGATGAATCCCGAGCAGAAATCTCGTATCGTGGCGCTGTTCACGCAGCGTGATGGGGGCGAGATGCCTCGTGGAGACGGCTACCACCTCTACCAGTCGAAGCAGATGCTGGCACTGGGGGGAGTCTGGGGGAGCGAGATTGCCGGAATGCCCGTTGATGATCCTGCGGCCTACCACCTGCCCGCGGGTCGTACCGACTTCATTTTCTGCCTGGTTGGCGAACGGTTTGGCATCATGGGCTGCCTGTTTGCGCTGGCGGTCTTCAGCTTTCTCTTTATCCGGGGATTGCAGATCGCGACAGCCACCCGCGAGCCTTTTGGGCGACTGGTCGCGGTGGGTATTGTCACCCTGCTGGCGTCGCAGACGATCATCAATACGGGAATGACCGTCGGCCTCATGCCCATTACCGGGATGACTCTTCCTCTGATGAGTTACGGCGGGACCAGTATGCTCAGCACCTGCCTGGCTCTGGGATTGCTGATCAATATCTGCATGAGACCCGGCTACGAAATTCACGCTGAACCCTTTCGGTTCTAA